Proteins encoded within one genomic window of Flavobacterium oreochromis:
- a CDS encoding GNAT family N-acetyltransferase: MKIEVNHSSKNFNSFRAQKVKSLFNAENGHEWKHTAELPVEDNDWQIGLIVGASGSGKTSIGRQIWPNLAIHDLYSGWDNSLPIVENIAPQMALNEVTAALSAVGLGDVPTWLRPFGALSNGEQYRAGLARLICDAPDKVVIDEFTSVVDRQIAQIGAAAFAKSWKRNDNKQIVLLSCHYDIVEWLQPDWVYDTRTGEVKKVQKRPPIKLDIWKTNGSYWKYFKEHYYLDLPHPPAAEYFVGTVNGELVAHLAVCPLFTAKAYRATRLVVMPEWQGAGVGTAFLNEVMQYHLDGNGRCGHKYYTFFHTSHPQLCGYLRHSKLWNQTAAKLHGDNKIRSQKSILKTGKKQGIKGCGYGGHFRAVQAFKYLGK; the protein is encoded by the coding sequence ATGAAAATTGAAGTAAACCATAGCTCTAAAAACTTTAATAGTTTCAGAGCGCAAAAAGTAAAATCATTGTTTAACGCTGAAAATGGCCACGAATGGAAGCACACCGCCGAGTTACCAGTAGAGGATAATGATTGGCAAATTGGGCTTATTGTCGGTGCGTCCGGTTCAGGTAAAACGTCAATAGGTCGTCAGATTTGGCCAAATTTAGCTATTCACGACCTTTACTCGGGTTGGGATAATAGTTTACCTATTGTTGAGAATATCGCTCCGCAAATGGCCTTAAATGAAGTTACGGCCGCTTTGTCCGCTGTAGGGCTTGGAGACGTGCCCACTTGGCTTCGACCTTTTGGGGCTTTGTCTAACGGGGAACAATATCGCGCCGGATTGGCTCGATTAATTTGTGATGCACCGGACAAAGTAGTTATTGACGAGTTTACGAGTGTAGTTGATAGACAAATCGCCCAAATTGGTGCGGCGGCTTTTGCTAAATCGTGGAAACGAAACGATAATAAGCAAATCGTTTTACTTTCTTGCCATTATGATATTGTTGAATGGTTGCAACCGGATTGGGTTTATGATACCCGAACCGGTGAAGTAAAAAAAGTCCAAAAACGACCGCCTATTAAACTCGACATTTGGAAGACAAACGGAAGTTACTGGAAGTATTTTAAAGAGCATTATTATTTAGACTTACCACACCCGCCGGCGGCTGAGTATTTCGTCGGAACTGTTAACGGCGAGCTTGTGGCTCACTTGGCCGTTTGCCCGTTGTTTACGGCAAAGGCATACCGCGCAACTCGTTTGGTAGTAATGCCGGAGTGGCAAGGTGCCGGAGTTGGAACCGCTTTTTTGAACGAGGTTATGCAATACCACTTAGACGGCAACGGGCGTTGCGGCCATAAGTATTACACTTTTTTTCATACATCACACCCGCAGTTATGCGGCTATTTACGACATTCAAAACTATGGAACCAAACGGCGGCAAAATTGCACGGCGACAACAAAATAAGAAGCCAAAAGAGTATTTTAAAAACGGGAAAAAAACAGGGTATAAAAGGCTGTGGATACGGCGGCCACTTTAGGGCGGTTCAGGCGTTTAAATATTTAGGAAAATGA